The Dokdonia sp. 4H-3-7-5 genomic interval TATTTTTCTTATTTCCTTTAATAAGTCTAAGCCATTTAATCTAGGCATTTTTATATCTAACAATATAAGATCTGGTATGCGACTCACATCATCATAAGCCTTAAACCATGATAGAGCTTCTAAGGAATCATCTATAAAACGAACTTCAACAAGGGGCATTTCTTTATCAAAAATACGACTCATTAATGCACTGTCTGTGGCATTATCTTCTACGGATACTATAAGTCCCTTCATTATCTAGTGGGTAGTTGAAAATAAAATGTGGCTCCTTCATCTATCTTACCTTCTGCCCAGATGCGACCTTGGTGTTTATCTATAACACGTTGAGAGATAGCAAGACCTATCCCAGAACCTTCAAACTCATCCTTTACAAGTCTATTAAAAACTCCAAAGATTTTTTCGTTATACTTATTGTTGAAACCTATGCCATTATCCTTTACATAGTAAACCGAAGGAGACTCACTACTATCAAAACCTACTTCTATAATAGGCTTTTCTACCATTTGAGAATACTTAAGAGCATTACCTAGAAGATTATTAAGCAATTGAAAAACCATACCTCGATCTCCAAAGGCATCAGGTAATTCTGGGTCAATAATAAATTGTGCGTCTTTGTACTTCATATCTACTTGCAAAAATGCAACTACCTCTTCTACTAAGTCTTTCATAGAAAAGACTCCCATAGCTATCTGGTTTTTACCTATTCCAGAAAATGCAAGGATATCATCTATAAGCGTATTCATTTTGCTTGTAGAATCGATGATTGTCTGAATGGCTTTTTGACCGTATTCATCCAGCGTTTCAAAGTAATCTTCTTTAATTATTTGTGCAAAACCATCAATACCACGCAAAGGAGACCTCAAATCATGAGAAACACTGTAGCTAAAAGATTCTAACTCTTTATAAGCTTCTTTAAGTTTATCGTTAAGAAGTTTTACCTCTTGATACCTACTTATAATAATATTTGAAATACTAGTTTTGAGTGCTTGAGCAGAAGCTATTTCATAATCTTTCCAAGGAAGCGATGTATTTACTTGCTCTTTATTCCATTTTTCAAAAGATTTCCTAGGGCTTAGTTTTTGCGCCTTTTCTTCCATCGCTTTTTCTGGATTTCCTCCCCAGGATATAACTTGTTTAAGTTCTGGTTTAAACCAGAGAAGACAATCCTTTTCTCCTTTTGCAATAAAAACACAAAGTAATCCCGAGCCTATTTTGGCGAAAGCCGCCCCCTTATCATACTCTTCTGCAATATTTTGAGTGGTATATATATCGCCCATCTGCGTGTCATATATCCAGTCTATTAAGGCTATAATTTCTTCATTACTGGGAGTCTCTCCTACAGTGGACACATTATTTTCTAAAAATACTGCTCCACCCGTAGCTTCTGTAATAGT includes:
- a CDS encoding response regulator, which gives rise to MKGLIVSVEDNATDSALMSRIFDKEMPLVEVRFIDDSLEALSWFKAYDDVSRIPDLILLDIKMPRLNGLDLLKEIRKIELFKYAPIVMMSSSDQISDKDKAYLNGANSYLEKPKNYAELKERIPIVAKYWLTLNK
- a CDS encoding ATP-binding protein; translated protein: MGSPSALYPKKIDLTNCDKEPIHLIGRIQSHAMLFVIDSSSFEISHISENVISTLSRKREEFYSKRLEDVLGQNGTLIETYIKSKNKTSLEVTIDDKRYVVVAHHNNQLVYIELELIQQQESAQYMQRQLSEIISDLSEAVSVSAMCDKTARLIKGFTAYDRVMIYKFDENWNGKIISEAREEHLDSWIGMHYPATDIPQQARKLFLKQGVRIIADVASQTVPVYAKPSAEDEPVDLGLCESRASSPIHIEYLENMKVGATLTAAIVSDGELWGLIACHHYSPKFVNYYQRQTVKFLTQVFSTQLTLRASNEVLSRINATSAIRASLVEQMSDGWDVANGLTQKSTSMLTITEATGGAVFLENNVSTVGETPSNEEIIALIDWIYDTQMGDIYTTQNIAEEYDKGAAFAKIGSGLLCVFIAKGEKDCLLWFKPELKQVISWGGNPEKAMEEKAQKLSPRKSFEKWNKEQVNTSLPWKDYEIASAQALKTSISNIIISRYQEVKLLNDKLKEAYKELESFSYSVSHDLRSPLRGIDGFAQIIKEDYFETLDEYGQKAIQTIIDSTSKMNTLIDDILAFSGIGKNQIAMGVFSMKDLVEEVVAFLQVDMKYKDAQFIIDPELPDAFGDRGMVFQLLNNLLGNALKYSQMVEKPIIEVGFDSSESPSVYYVKDNGIGFNNKYNEKIFGVFNRLVKDEFEGSGIGLAISQRVIDKHQGRIWAEGKIDEGATFYFQLPTR